The DNA sequence GTGATTTCTTGGATTTCTGACAGCCTCTATAAGCTTGGAGACTATATACTTTGGGGTGGGGATATCTGGATTACCCATACCGAGGTCAATAATATCTTCTCCCCTTCTCCTGGCCTCAATTAAAAGGTCTCTTACTATACCCAGCCCGTATGGTGGTAATCTTGATATTCTATAGAATTCATCCATTTAGATGAAAATTAACATTTATAAGGCTTAACAGTCAACAGTAAATACAGTGGATAGTGAATAGTAGTTAGTGAATAGTTTAGGAGAATTTAACACTATTCACCCATTCACTGAACACTATTCACTGGTTCATTACAGTTTATATCTGAATCTGCGGAGCAATTCCTTTCTTGCCTTTTTGTCCTCTTCCTTTTCTATGCCCTTTGGTTTTACCCCGTCAATCACACCAAGGATACCATTACCCTCCTCTGTCTCTGCAACTATGACCTGAAGAGGATTTGCTGTTGCGCAGATGATATGACATACCTCCTGGCAATTTTTTAGTGCATTCAGGACATTTATCGGAAACCCGTCTTTCAAAAAAATGACAAAGGTGTGACCACAGGAGAGGGAAAAGGAGGTTTCGGCGGCCAACTTCATCAATGCCTCATCATTCCCTTCATATCTTGTAAGACAGGGTCCGCTTGCTTCAGAGAAGGCAACCCCAAACTTGAGGGAAGGGGAGGAACCAAGAAGGATTTCATATAGGTCCTCAATGGACTTTACAAAATGTGACTGCCCGATGATGATATTCAAACCTTCAGGGATATCAATCTTTATTGTTTTTATTTCCATTTTTAATCCTCCTTTATTTTAGGGTGTAGGGGTGTAGGGTTCAGGGTATAGACTTAACCATTAAACCCTATCCTCTAACCCCTATACCCTTTTCTAAATGGTTCTGCCATTTCAAAGTCCGGCACATAAAGTGGTGCGCTTTCCAGTTCCTGAATAAATACATTTTCAAAACCATTTTCTGTTAAAAAATCTATGAGCCCATCATACTCTTCCTGGGTGATTTTTCTGTTGAGCATGGGATACATGGAGGCTTCATGCAAGGGGTAATACTGGGACATAAGGCTAATAAAGGTGCTACTCCCGAGGGCGTTTTTGATCCATGCCAAAACGCGCTTAGAGCCAGCAAGATTGCTCGGGAGAACAAGATGTCTCACGAGGATACCCCTTAATGCTATCCCGTCTTCTATATACAAATCCCCTACCTGATTTTTCATTTCAAATATGGATAATTGGGCGTACTCAGGATAATTCTCTGTGTCTGAGAGCCTTTTTGCAACTTGTGGATTCCAGTACTTGAAATCAGGGAGATAGATGTCTATTAAACCATCAAGAATTTTAAGGGATTGTACATTCACGTAAGCATTCGTGTTATATACAAAGGGGATATTGATGCCGTTCTTTTTTGCCTCCACAATCGAAGCTGCAATAAGGGGTATATATGGCGTAGGACTGACGAGATTGATATTATGACAGCCCTCTCTCTCAAGGTGGAAGAATATCTCAACGAGTTCCTGAATTGAGACCTGCTTCCCGACCTTTTTATGGCTTATCTGGTAGTTCTGGCAGTAAACACATCGCAGGTTGCAGGAAGCAAAGAATATATTCCCCGAACCTTTTGTGCCTGAGATGGGCGGTTCTTCACCAAAGTGTGCCCCAAAGTGAGCAATAATAATCTCATCAGCAATGCCACAGAATCCTTCTTTGCCCTTAAGCCTGTTTACCCTGCATCTTCTCGGGCACAGCTCGCAATTTTCAAGGAGGGAAAGGAAGTCATCCATAGTGATAATTATAGTAGGTTTGATGTGTGATTGGAAGAAGTTTTCATAATCCTTAACCTATCGATGACATTGGTTTGACATTTGAAATGGTAATACCTAAAATGAGACAGATATGCTTCAATTAACGGAAGATACTTTTGAGCAGTTTTTAGATATATTTCAAAACTCATCGGCTATTGATCTTCAAGGTGTAACTTTCATTGACCCTTACGGGATGGTTGGCCTTCTTGAGGTGGGAGAACTTCTAAGGACAGATGAGTTTCAAAAAACGATGCTTCTCCCCGAATCAGAAGAAGTCCTGCGGTATCTCGAAAGGATGAATTTCTTCAAATTTGCCAGTAAATATTTTATGCTTGAGCCTTCAAAGCCGCATATATCAAAGAAATACCGCAGAAGTGCATATTCGGATGTACTGCTTGAG is a window from the Pseudomonadota bacterium genome containing:
- a CDS encoding adenosine-specific kinase: MEIKTIKIDIPEGLNIIIGQSHFVKSIEDLYEILLGSSPSLKFGVAFSEASGPCLTRYEGNDEALMKLAAETSFSLSCGHTFVIFLKDGFPINVLNALKNCQEVCHIICATANPLQVIVAETEEGNGILGVIDGVKPKGIEKEEDKKARKELLRRFRYKL
- a CDS encoding radical SAM protein is translated as MDDFLSLLENCELCPRRCRVNRLKGKEGFCGIADEIIIAHFGAHFGEEPPISGTKGSGNIFFASCNLRCVYCQNYQISHKKVGKQVSIQELVEIFFHLEREGCHNINLVSPTPYIPLIAASIVEAKKNGINIPFVYNTNAYVNVQSLKILDGLIDIYLPDFKYWNPQVAKRLSDTENYPEYAQLSIFEMKNQVGDLYIEDGIALRGILVRHLVLPSNLAGSKRVLAWIKNALGSSTFISLMSQYYPLHEASMYPMLNRKITQEEYDGLIDFLTENGFENVFIQELESAPLYVPDFEMAEPFRKGYRG